A stretch of the Porifericola rhodea genome encodes the following:
- a CDS encoding RNA polymerase sigma factor produces MKTNKENFLQVLEHHQRIIFKVCNSYCADHEDRKDLVQEVIVQLWKSFPKYDDRFKLSTWIYRIALNVAISHYRKEHVRQSKRTQWQEDFFSIADEDAHEMGEDIHLLRQFINKLDSMNRALMLLYLDDHSYDEIAGILDISVSNVGTKLNRLKQKLKQYFTSLEPTNYGTHRP; encoded by the coding sequence ATGAAAACAAACAAAGAGAATTTCTTACAGGTACTGGAGCATCACCAGCGCATCATATTTAAAGTATGTAACTCTTACTGCGCAGATCATGAAGACAGAAAAGATCTGGTACAGGAGGTTATTGTACAACTTTGGAAGAGCTTTCCTAAGTACGATGATCGCTTTAAGCTGAGTACCTGGATCTACCGTATAGCGCTGAATGTTGCTATTTCTCATTATCGGAAAGAGCATGTGCGGCAAAGTAAGCGTACGCAGTGGCAAGAAGATTTTTTTAGTATCGCAGATGAAGATGCTCATGAAATGGGGGAAGATATACACCTGTTAAGGCAATTTATTAATAAGCTTGATTCAATGAATCGTGCCCTCATGCTTCTTTATCTGGACGATCATAGTTATGATGAAATCGCAGGTATTTTAGATATCTCTGTTAGTAACGTTGGGACCAAGCTCAACAGGCTTAAGCAAAAGTTAAAACAATATTTTACCTCTCTGGAACCTACTAATTATGGAACTCACAGACCTTAA
- a CDS encoding MBL fold metallo-hydrolase: MRLLNKVFKMLGVVLIGSILLVVIVGLLFINLSPVFGGKPDAGQKVKYAASSQYTEGKFVNQIETKMNMGFTDYIGLIGDYIKGTPNAQPPAELPVQAVDSAKIADRAEHITQITWLGHSALLLEMEGKNILLDPMLSDTPSPHPLLGSKRFSPLPITLESLPHIDMVLISHDHYDHLDYESVQKLKDKVDHFYTPLGVGNHLKTWGVAEEKIHEMDWWDEVQLADLKLVCTPARHFSGRGIFDRDNTLWASWIIQSARENIYFSGDSGYGPHFKEIGEKYGPFDFAMVECGQYDPRWEAIHMMPEQSVQAALDVKASLMMPIHWGSFVLSLHSWDDSIKRVSAEAKRLNQPITTPQLGEAIQLPTQNYPDSYWWKLISKN; encoded by the coding sequence ATGCGCTTACTTAATAAAGTATTTAAAATGTTAGGAGTAGTATTGATAGGTAGTATCCTTTTGGTCGTAATTGTCGGGCTTTTGTTTATTAATCTTAGCCCTGTATTTGGTGGCAAGCCAGATGCTGGTCAGAAGGTAAAGTACGCGGCTTCTTCTCAGTATACAGAAGGGAAATTTGTAAACCAGATAGAAACTAAGATGAATATGGGGTTTACAGACTATATTGGCCTTATTGGTGATTATATTAAAGGAACACCTAATGCTCAGCCGCCAGCTGAGCTACCTGTACAAGCTGTAGATTCTGCTAAAATTGCAGATAGAGCAGAGCATATTACCCAGATTACCTGGCTGGGACATTCAGCTCTTCTATTGGAGATGGAAGGAAAAAATATACTGCTGGACCCTATGCTGAGCGATACCCCCTCGCCGCATCCACTATTGGGTTCAAAGAGGTTTAGTCCCTTACCTATCACATTGGAATCATTGCCACACATAGATATGGTGCTTATTTCTCATGACCATTACGACCACCTGGACTATGAGTCGGTACAAAAACTGAAAGACAAGGTAGACCATTTTTATACCCCCCTTGGCGTGGGAAATCACCTGAAGACTTGGGGAGTAGCTGAAGAAAAAATTCATGAAATGGATTGGTGGGATGAGGTGCAGTTAGCGGACCTAAAACTGGTATGTACTCCTGCCAGGCACTTTTCTGGCAGAGGAATTTTTGACCGGGACAATACGCTTTGGGCATCATGGATTATTCAGTCAGCCAGAGAGAATATCTATTTTAGCGGTGACAGTGGGTATGGTCCACATTTTAAAGAGATAGGAGAAAAATATGGACCTTTTGATTTTGCAATGGTAGAATGTGGTCAGTACGACCCACGTTGGGAGGCAATACATATGATGCCAGAGCAGAGCGTGCAGGCAGCATTGGATGTGAAAGCCTCACTTATGATGCCTATCCACTGGGGCTCATTTGTACTATCCCTCCATAGTTGGGACGATTCAATTAAAAGGGTAAGTGCAGAAGCGAAAAGACTTAATCAGCCAATAACTACGCCCCAACTGGGAGAAGCTATACAACTACCCACACAAAACTACCCTGATAGTTACTGGTGGAAGCTGATAAGCAAAAACTAA
- a CDS encoding MFS transporter, which translates to MSETKSIYNLQFGLLCLSSYLFFASFNMIIPELPAYLESLGGGEYKGLIIALFTLTAGLSRPFSGKLADKIGRIPVMIFGAVVCFLVGFLYPLASSVFLFLLLRFFHGFSTGFKPTGTSAYVADVVSATRRGEAMGILGLCGSLGMASGPAVGSLVANHFSLEMMFYTSSAVAILSVIILAGMKETLEDKQAFRLSFLKLQKHEIFEPRVIAPCIVLLLTAFSFGIVLTITPDFSDSLGIQNRGLFYTFFTIASVAVRFFAGKASDKYGRIQVLRVSTSILVVAMLMLGFATSVEFFLFSAIVFGLATGMNTPTIFAWTIDLSHEKHRGRGMATMYIALEAGIGLGALFSGWIYANDPSRFVYAYGLGALLAVFGLVYLLFSARNKMATA; encoded by the coding sequence ATGTCTGAAACTAAGTCTATTTACAATTTACAGTTTGGACTCCTATGTCTGAGCTCGTATCTATTTTTTGCAAGCTTTAATATGATCATTCCTGAGCTGCCTGCCTACCTGGAATCTTTGGGGGGAGGAGAGTATAAAGGGCTGATTATCGCATTGTTTACACTAACAGCTGGATTATCGCGTCCTTTTAGCGGAAAACTAGCTGATAAGATCGGTCGTATTCCGGTAATGATTTTTGGTGCGGTAGTATGCTTTTTAGTAGGGTTTCTATATCCGTTAGCTTCATCCGTTTTTCTTTTCCTGTTACTTCGTTTCTTTCATGGTTTTTCTACCGGCTTTAAACCTACCGGTACTTCGGCCTATGTGGCAGATGTGGTTTCTGCGACTCGTCGTGGCGAGGCTATGGGAATTTTAGGTTTATGTGGTAGCCTGGGTATGGCTAGTGGTCCTGCGGTTGGTAGCCTCGTAGCAAATCATTTTTCTTTAGAGATGATGTTTTATACCTCATCTGCTGTGGCTATACTTTCAGTAATTATTCTGGCAGGAATGAAAGAAACCCTGGAAGATAAACAGGCGTTTCGCCTCTCTTTTTTAAAGTTGCAAAAACATGAGATTTTTGAGCCACGAGTGATTGCTCCATGTATTGTGCTTCTTCTTACGGCGTTTTCATTCGGCATCGTACTTACCATTACTCCTGACTTTAGTGACTCTTTGGGCATTCAAAACAGAGGTCTGTTCTATACCTTTTTTACAATTGCTTCGGTAGCCGTACGCTTTTTTGCGGGTAAAGCCTCTGACAAGTATGGGCGCATTCAGGTACTCAGAGTATCCACCTCTATACTGGTAGTGGCCATGCTGATGTTGGGCTTTGCTACATCGGTGGAATTTTTTCTATTTTCTGCCATTGTATTCGGGCTAGCCACTGGCATGAACACACCTACCATTTTTGCATGGACTATTGACCTGAGTCACGAAAAACATAGGGGCAGGGGTATGGCTACTATGTATATTGCTTTAGAGGCTGGTATTGGTCTGGGGGCTTTATTCTCTGGTTGGATTTATGCCAATGATCCCAGTCGTTTTGTGTATGCCTATGGCCTGGGTGCTTTGCTTGCAGTATTTGGCTTGGTTTACTTACTGTTTTCTGCGCGGAATAAAATGGCTACGGCATAA
- a CDS encoding GNAT family N-acetyltransferase, protein MTDLSLVEVSTDIQRIDVEYVHQCLKQTPWAKDRSLEEMKSCIQHSRNYGIYYADEQVGYARLLTDYAFMAYILDVIVGEKHRGKGFARMLMEYILKDKALTNIKIWRLGTDDAHGLYQKVGFTAIAQPEKLMEIKVKN, encoded by the coding sequence ATGACAGACTTATCATTGGTAGAAGTCAGTACTGATATACAAAGGATAGATGTTGAATATGTTCATCAGTGTCTGAAACAAACACCCTGGGCGAAAGACAGAAGTCTGGAAGAAATGAAGAGTTGTATACAACACTCACGAAACTACGGAATATATTATGCTGATGAGCAGGTAGGCTATGCCAGATTACTTACAGACTATGCTTTTATGGCGTACATCTTAGATGTTATTGTAGGAGAGAAACATAGGGGAAAAGGGTTTGCACGTATGCTGATGGAATATATTCTAAAAGATAAAGCCCTCACCAATATTAAAATCTGGCGTTTAGGTACTGATGATGCTCATGGGCTTTACCAAAAAGTGGGCTTTACAGCAATAGCCCAGCCAGAAAAACTGATGGAAATTAAAGTGAAGAACTAA
- a CDS encoding porin family protein has product MKRILFLTTALTLFAFSSYAQLFTFGPKIGLSSSKVRVMEDVEGIASGDSEVGFHAGLFARVSVLGFYVQPEAMFTSAKGNIVLDESVTNNAESIQELSYNKLDVPVMLGFKIGPLLRVNAGPTFSFILDQDIRSEGAAAVEDVSQNYNDANVGYQVGVGLDISKIVIDLKYENNLNALGESVTIGGQEFETDMRNQLIQLSLGYQLF; this is encoded by the coding sequence ATGAAAAGAATTCTGTTTTTAACTACTGCATTGACCCTATTTGCATTCTCTAGTTATGCACAATTATTCACATTTGGCCCCAAAATCGGATTAAGCAGCTCTAAAGTTAGAGTGATGGAAGATGTTGAGGGTATAGCTTCGGGAGACTCCGAAGTTGGTTTCCATGCCGGGCTTTTTGCCAGAGTATCTGTTTTAGGATTTTATGTACAGCCAGAAGCCATGTTCACTTCAGCTAAAGGCAATATTGTACTAGACGAAAGTGTAACTAATAACGCTGAATCCATTCAGGAACTTAGCTATAACAAGCTAGATGTACCAGTAATGCTTGGTTTCAAAATCGGGCCGCTGCTAAGAGTAAATGCAGGCCCTACCTTTAGCTTTATTCTGGATCAGGATATTCGCTCAGAGGGTGCTGCCGCAGTGGAGGATGTCAGCCAAAACTACAATGATGCTAATGTTGGCTACCAAGTGGGTGTAGGTCTGGATATTTCCAAAATTGTCATAGACCTTAAGTATGAGAATAACCTTAATGCTTTGGGTGAAAGCGTAACTATTGGTGGGCAGGAATTTGAAACTGATATGCGTAATCAGCTGATACAACTTTCATTAGGCTACCAGTTATTTTAA
- a CDS encoding DoxX family protein has product MNIYLLYLMAGLYLLAGINHFVNPKLYLKITPPWLPYPATANKIVGFVEILLGLGLCLEVTRSWSAWGIIALLIVVFPANVYHFQKAKAKGRGVLLTLLRLPMQALLIYWAYLYTR; this is encoded by the coding sequence GTGAATATCTATCTACTATATCTAATGGCTGGGCTCTATCTCTTAGCAGGTATCAACCACTTTGTAAACCCCAAACTCTACCTTAAAATTACCCCGCCCTGGCTGCCATACCCTGCTACAGCTAATAAGATAGTAGGGTTTGTAGAGATACTGCTAGGCCTGGGTTTGTGCCTTGAAGTTACGCGATCCTGGTCTGCCTGGGGGATAATTGCTTTACTAATCGTAGTGTTTCCGGCAAACGTATACCATTTTCAAAAGGCAAAAGCCAAAGGTAGGGGAGTGTTACTTACCCTTCTTCGTCTACCCATGCAAGCTTTGCTTATCTACTGGGCATACTTATATACCAGATAA
- a CDS encoding cold-shock protein, producing MARSQNSFMKKQREKKKQKKKEDKLQRKQERQESSSGELDDMIAYVDEFGNISSTPPEEQDEVTAEDIDQAGTKN from the coding sequence ATGGCTAGATCTCAGAATAGCTTCATGAAGAAGCAACGCGAAAAGAAAAAGCAAAAGAAGAAAGAAGATAAACTACAAAGAAAGCAGGAGCGTCAGGAGAGTTCTAGCGGAGAGCTGGACGATATGATTGCCTATGTAGATGAGTTCGGTAACATCTCTTCTACCCCCCCTGAAGAGCAGGACGAAGTTACTGCTGAAGATATAGACCAGGCTGGTACCAAAAACTAG
- a CDS encoding TlpA family protein disulfide reductase, producing the protein MIKSVFVSLQLLVCLTQLACQPSSQPVEASSIDPQHFKTLSKLEKMEVVQSGKQLPVANIYTSDSSTISTSYWKGNLLVIDFWASWCSPCLQATPKFHALSDQYPQDQLSFISISVDDSHNEWKAFLQENKWKGNNYWLGSNENQALFSFMYSQLEIDSTQMVLIALPKYVFISPSGEILGQQSTGPGHPEFDQQLKRYIDKYL; encoded by the coding sequence ATGATAAAAAGCGTGTTTGTCTCACTACAACTACTTGTATGTTTAACGCAGTTAGCTTGTCAGCCCTCTTCTCAGCCTGTGGAAGCTTCCTCCATTGATCCACAACACTTTAAAACTCTTAGCAAGCTAGAAAAAATGGAAGTAGTGCAAAGTGGAAAACAACTGCCTGTAGCTAATATTTATACGAGTGATAGTAGTACCATTTCTACCAGCTATTGGAAGGGTAATTTGTTGGTTATTGATTTTTGGGCAAGTTGGTGTTCTCCCTGCCTACAGGCTACGCCTAAATTTCATGCGCTTTCTGATCAATATCCTCAAGATCAGCTAAGCTTTATAAGTATATCAGTTGACGATAGCCATAATGAGTGGAAAGCTTTTCTGCAGGAGAACAAATGGAAAGGAAATAACTACTGGCTGGGAAGTAATGAAAACCAAGCTTTATTTTCTTTTATGTACTCCCAGCTAGAGATTGATAGTACACAGATGGTACTTATTGCGCTCCCAAAATATGTGTTTATTTCACCTAGTGGAGAAATTCTAGGGCAGCAATCCACTGGGCCAGGGCATCCTGAATTTGACCAGCAACTTAAGCGGTATATAGACAAATACCTTTAG
- a CDS encoding type 1 glutamine amidotransferase domain-containing protein, with the protein MNGIKDKKIAFLVANGFEEVELSDPIEALKEAGAITTIVSIEEEKVRAWDKTDWGKDYSVDLHIDNAEANNFDALVLPGGQLNPDFLRMNTKAVNFVKAFAQQEKLIAAICHGPWMLIEADLVRGKRMTSYPSIQTDMKNAGANWVDEEVVEDQGIITSRKPDDIPAFNKAIIEAFEQVTA; encoded by the coding sequence ATGAACGGAATTAAAGATAAAAAGATCGCATTTTTAGTAGCTAACGGATTTGAAGAGGTAGAACTTAGCGACCCCATAGAGGCATTAAAAGAAGCAGGCGCAATAACTACAATTGTTTCTATAGAAGAAGAAAAAGTAAGAGCCTGGGATAAAACTGACTGGGGAAAAGATTATTCTGTAGATCTGCATATTGATAATGCGGAAGCTAATAATTTTGATGCTCTGGTACTACCTGGAGGTCAGCTAAATCCTGACTTTTTGAGAATGAACACCAAAGCTGTGAACTTTGTGAAAGCATTTGCTCAGCAAGAGAAGCTAATTGCAGCCATTTGCCATGGCCCATGGATGCTAATTGAAGCCGATCTTGTAAGAGGTAAACGCATGACATCATATCCTTCTATTCAGACTGATATGAAGAATGCGGGTGCAAACTGGGTAGACGAAGAAGTAGTAGAAGATCAGGGAATAATCACCAGTAGAAAACCAGATGATATTCCAGCGTTTAACAAAGCTATTATAGAAGCTTTTGAACAGGTGACAGCTTAG
- a CDS encoding alpha/beta hydrolase has product MQKLLALLLCCCLPALALAQHGKVYDNLSMESKILNGERKYAIYLPPDYETSERSYPVLYLLHGAGDDQTGWVQFGEVLHIADKAIQEGKATPMIIVMPDANTGRRGYFNSIQGDWRYEDFFFEELMPHVEQTYRIKSEKRYRAVAGLSMGGGGSFMYALHHPELFSSACPLSASTGPVDLDGAERYLSFMGIENASKAQKEEYYNKYSALALIENMPAEEVESVRWYIDCGDDDFLYEGNSLVHIAMRKKEIPHEFRIRDGGHTWTYWREALPTVLSFVSDAFHQY; this is encoded by the coding sequence ATGCAAAAACTTTTAGCCCTATTGCTCTGCTGTTGTTTGCCTGCCCTGGCGCTGGCCCAGCATGGTAAAGTTTACGATAACTTAAGTATGGAAAGTAAGATACTGAATGGCGAACGCAAATACGCCATTTACTTACCGCCCGACTACGAAACTTCTGAACGTTCCTACCCTGTACTTTACCTGCTCCATGGTGCTGGTGACGATCAGACGGGTTGGGTACAGTTTGGCGAGGTGTTACATATAGCCGACAAAGCTATACAGGAAGGAAAAGCCACGCCTATGATCATTGTAATGCCTGATGCAAATACCGGACGTAGAGGTTATTTTAACAGTATACAAGGCGACTGGCGCTATGAAGACTTCTTTTTTGAAGAGCTTATGCCTCACGTAGAACAAACCTATCGTATTAAGAGTGAAAAAAGATATCGTGCTGTCGCAGGTCTGTCTATGGGGGGAGGTGGCTCGTTTATGTATGCACTGCACCATCCTGAGCTATTCTCTTCTGCCTGTCCGCTTAGCGCCAGTACTGGTCCGGTAGACTTAGATGGAGCCGAGCGCTACCTCAGCTTTATGGGTATTGAGAATGCCAGCAAGGCACAAAAGGAAGAGTACTATAACAAATACAGCGCTCTGGCTTTGATTGAGAACATGCCGGCAGAAGAAGTTGAATCTGTACGTTGGTATATTGACTGTGGTGACGACGATTTTTTGTACGAAGGCAACTCACTGGTACATATTGCCATGCGTAAAAAAGAAATACCTCACGAGTTTCGTATCCGGGACGGTGGCCATACCTGGACCTACTGGAGAGAAGCATTACCTACTGTGCTTTCATTTGTTTCTGATGCCTTTCACCAGTACTAA
- a CDS encoding YybH family protein: MNDPKPELPEDVPKLFAEAWNRRDAEAIAGLFEEKAEFVNVTGLWWHNREDIKKAHAYGLSTIFKDSSLKVIRTKVNKISEGVAIVLAKMRLSGQTAIHKVKLAGERRTIFTFVLQRKAGFWRCVSAQNTDIVDNMETHIRDEDGNLKAVDYRQSENS, encoded by the coding sequence ATGAATGATCCTAAGCCTGAGCTGCCAGAAGATGTTCCCAAACTATTTGCTGAGGCCTGGAATAGAAGAGATGCTGAAGCTATCGCTGGCCTTTTTGAAGAAAAAGCCGAGTTTGTTAATGTGACAGGCTTGTGGTGGCACAATAGAGAAGATATAAAAAAAGCCCATGCTTATGGGCTGAGTACAATTTTTAAAGACTCTTCGCTGAAGGTAATACGTACAAAAGTAAATAAGATTAGCGAAGGGGTAGCTATAGTACTGGCTAAGATGAGGTTAAGTGGTCAGACTGCCATCCATAAAGTTAAACTTGCGGGTGAGCGCCGTACCATCTTCACATTTGTATTGCAGCGTAAAGCTGGCTTCTGGCGATGTGTATCAGCACAAAACACTGATATAGTTGATAATATGGAAACACACATTCGTGATGAAGACGGTAACTTAAAGGCAGTGGACTATCGGCAGTCTGAAAACTCTTAA
- a CDS encoding translocation protein TolB has protein sequence MNRFTQVSLILLLTGCCLSAHAQFNQTEFGKNRVQYKDFNWRFYSSDNFDIYFYEGGQDNALIAAKFLEKEFERITDIIGYAPYSKTKIFLYNSNKDLLQSNVGVGGKKYTVGGQTDFVKSQVEIAYPGTMIAFKDELVKQISEMLISDMMFGGSLTDMFQSAYLLSLPEWFIQGAARYIAEGWSIEMDDFMREQLHENNNLKLGKLTGEDAALAGQSVWNFVANRYGKSSISNILNLTRIIRNEESSIVNTLGIPYKLFLRQWQSYYAEMAAHVGESYIYPNEDFKLRNKNRKNYTYNRVAFSPDGTFLAYSENYKGKYKVKVRNTKTGKTKTVHTSGYKVINQEYDPSTPLLNWSNNQTLSIVGYEKGKNFMWLYNTGTKSKRQITLARFSQVKSLDFNSNGRLAIMSADLNGQNDLFLYNPNRNTFRRITNDIYDDLFPRFIPKTDKIVFSSNRPEDSLYYANQPAREIQLNTDIDDNFNIFIYEGEPEDSLLNRVTNTISIDTNPIPLDENTIYYLSDQRGIYNVFKYDLKDSLFNQVSNYALSVQDYDIDFSNDALSFVMLSEEEDYVYLDDNYDFDANIFTPKTMRQEAIQARVISQRMSENRKKRSQQNLVDTTNTEAPDENVLPTDSTMTVIPDSLATDNITQDMALRLPNAVPLDSNMVNTEDYDFESSEADTLIDTDNYVFEIPEADETEEGDISTDNFRFESDEESGIGNSFLARYRRLQKETRIDGPFPYETRFSADNIVTSLTVDPLRRFGFNIQVQMNDMLENHRFYGGLVQYTDLQSGNIYAEYEYLKNRVDLKARYERNGYLFNVGDRDIQKYTMNMFKLGASLPFNVTTRLEFNPFYTNTYFIDLSLVNNDVESNFHYGGINAGLVFDNTLVSGLKNFEGTKAKLFFTHHQGLNDADKSFSNIEVDVRHYQKLYRDITLAVRGFYGNFFGSNAQKYLMGGMSNWLFFNTDQQEENDPLAIERNVDNSNILFTQFTDLRGFNYNKLNGTDVLTFSAELRLPIVRFFYRGPIASNFFRNLEFVGFYDVGSSWTGTSPFSEKNSLNTEVIKDGGPFIAEISNFKNPWLQSYGAGVRTVLLGYYLKFDVAYPIEDNVVAEKPKFYLTLGYDF, from the coding sequence ATGAACAGATTTACACAAGTTTCTCTGATATTACTCTTAACAGGCTGCTGCTTAAGTGCTCACGCTCAATTTAACCAGACTGAATTTGGTAAAAACAGGGTTCAATACAAAGACTTTAACTGGCGTTTTTACAGCTCTGATAATTTTGATATTTACTTCTACGAAGGTGGCCAGGATAATGCTCTGATTGCTGCTAAATTTCTGGAGAAAGAGTTTGAGCGCATTACAGATATCATTGGCTATGCACCTTACTCTAAAACCAAAATTTTTCTTTATAACTCTAATAAAGACCTGCTACAGAGTAATGTAGGTGTAGGGGGTAAAAAATATACTGTCGGCGGACAGACTGATTTTGTAAAATCGCAGGTGGAAATCGCCTACCCCGGCACCATGATCGCCTTTAAAGATGAACTGGTAAAGCAGATTTCTGAAATGCTGATCAGTGATATGATGTTTGGCGGTAGCCTCACCGATATGTTTCAGAGTGCTTATCTGCTTAGCCTGCCCGAGTGGTTTATACAAGGCGCAGCCCGATACATCGCAGAAGGATGGAGCATAGAGATGGATGACTTCATGCGCGAACAGCTTCATGAAAACAACAACTTGAAACTAGGTAAGCTTACTGGAGAAGATGCTGCTCTTGCAGGGCAGTCTGTCTGGAATTTTGTCGCTAACCGCTATGGAAAAAGCAGTATTTCCAACATTCTTAACCTTACTCGTATTATCAGAAATGAAGAAAGCAGTATTGTAAATACGCTTGGTATTCCGTACAAACTTTTTCTAAGGCAGTGGCAATCTTACTACGCTGAAATGGCAGCACATGTAGGAGAATCTTACATATATCCCAATGAAGATTTTAAGCTTCGTAACAAGAACAGAAAAAACTATACCTATAATCGTGTAGCTTTCAGTCCTGACGGTACTTTTCTGGCCTACTCAGAAAACTACAAAGGCAAGTACAAAGTAAAGGTGCGAAATACAAAAACCGGCAAGACCAAAACAGTTCATACCTCAGGCTACAAAGTAATTAATCAGGAGTATGACCCTTCCACCCCCCTGCTCAACTGGAGTAACAACCAGACCCTGAGCATTGTGGGCTATGAGAAAGGGAAAAATTTTATGTGGCTCTATAATACTGGCACCAAGAGCAAACGCCAAATTACCCTTGCGCGCTTTAGCCAGGTTAAGTCACTAGACTTTAATTCTAATGGTAGGCTGGCTATTATGAGTGCTGACCTGAATGGACAAAACGACCTGTTTTTATACAATCCTAACAGGAATACCTTCAGGAGAATTACCAATGATATTTATGACGATCTCTTTCCTCGTTTTATTCCCAAAACAGATAAGATCGTGTTTAGCAGTAATCGCCCGGAAGACTCACTCTACTACGCAAACCAACCCGCAAGAGAGATTCAGCTGAATACCGATATAGACGATAACTTCAATATTTTTATATATGAGGGAGAACCTGAAGACTCACTGCTAAACCGGGTAACAAACACGATTAGCATAGACACTAACCCTATACCTTTAGATGAAAACACAATCTACTACCTGAGCGACCAGCGAGGTATTTACAATGTTTTTAAGTACGACCTTAAGGACAGCCTTTTTAATCAGGTATCTAATTACGCCTTAAGCGTGCAGGACTACGACATAGATTTTTCTAATGACGCTCTTTCGTTTGTAATGCTGTCAGAAGAGGAAGACTATGTTTACCTGGATGATAACTATGATTTTGACGCGAATATTTTTACGCCCAAAACCATGAGGCAGGAGGCAATTCAGGCTAGAGTGATATCTCAGCGCATGTCTGAAAACAGAAAGAAAAGAAGTCAGCAGAACCTGGTAGATACCACTAATACCGAAGCGCCTGATGAAAATGTACTCCCTACAGATAGTACAATGACAGTCATACCCGACTCATTAGCTACTGATAATATTACTCAGGATATGGCACTTCGCCTACCAAATGCTGTACCTCTGGATAGCAATATGGTCAATACCGAAGATTATGATTTTGAAAGCAGCGAAGCAGATACATTAATTGATACTGATAATTATGTATTTGAAATCCCTGAAGCCGATGAAACGGAAGAAGGCGATATCTCTACTGATAATTTCCGCTTTGAATCTGACGAAGAATCTGGTATCGGCAATTCTTTTCTGGCTCGCTACCGCCGCTTACAAAAGGAAACCCGTATAGATGGTCCCTTTCCTTACGAAACCCGTTTTAGCGCTGATAACATAGTTACTTCTTTAACGGTAGATCCTTTACGACGCTTCGGATTTAACATTCAGGTGCAGATGAATGACATGCTGGAAAACCATCGCTTTTACGGAGGGTTGGTTCAGTACACAGACCTACAAAGCGGAAATATATATGCAGAATATGAGTACCTGAAGAACCGCGTGGATTTAAAAGCTCGTTATGAGCGCAATGGCTACCTCTTCAATGTAGGGGATCGGGATATACAAAAGTATACCATGAATATGTTTAAGCTGGGTGCTTCTCTTCCGTTTAATGTTACTACCCGCCTGGAGTTTAACCCATTCTATACCAATACCTACTTTATTGATCTGTCGCTGGTAAACAATGATGTGGAAAGCAACTTCCATTATGGAGGAATAAACGCAGGGCTGGTGTTTGACAACACTCTGGTTAGCGGGCTCAAAAACTTTGAAGGCACCAAAGCCAAGCTGTTTTTTACTCACCACCAGGGGTTGAACGATGCCGACAAATCATTTAGCAATATAGAAGTTGACGTGCGCCACTACCAAAAGCTGTATCGTGATATCACACTGGCAGTGCGAGGGTTTTATGGCAACTTTTTCGGCAGCAATGCTCAAAAATATCTTATGGGTGGTATGAGTAACTGGCTGTTCTTTAATACAGACCAGCAGGAAGAAAATGACCCATTAGCTATAGAAAGAAATGTAGACAACAGCAACATACTGTTTACCCAGTTTACTGATCTCAGAGGCTTTAATTACAACAAACTCAATGGTACGGATGTGCTTACCTTTAGTGCAGAGCTAAGACTGCCTATCGTTCGCTTTTTTTACCGAGGCCCCATTGCCTCAAACTTTTTCAGAAACCTTGAGTTTGTAGGATTTTATGATGTGGGATCTTCATGGACAGGTACAAGCCCATTTAGCGAGAAAAACAGCCTCAACACAGAGGTGATCAAAGATGGAGGACCTTTTATCGCGGAGATTAGCAACTTTAAAAATCCCTGGCTCCAAAGTTATGGTGCCGGAGTACGCACTGTATTGCTGGGTTATTACCTTAAATTTGACGTAGCATATCCTATAGAAGATAATGTTGTGGCTGAGAAGCCTAAATTTTACCTGACATTAGGGTATGATTTTTGA